The proteins below come from a single Candidatus Zixiibacteriota bacterium genomic window:
- a CDS encoding efflux RND transporter periplasmic adaptor subunit, which produces MRRTLAYLALISLGIVIGTGLSGLFRGNTVNMRPEISEARAIGQEPRAEEAALDIADRGTDWCAEHRVPESECTKCNPQLVDVFRANHNWCGEHNLPESHCRQCNPSLTFPQEPVEVVTAEPVTATVFFPANEPGCTSDKAVIRFASQRTAERVGLKVEPAMPAMAAAVMIEAPAEIVFDETRTAAVTTTVPATVIRWLVDPGQQVGEGQPLADVESPEVAQLKSDYLTAHADWTRDQQQLTRARELALKDLISQSELQDVEASEKAALSEVNGAVGRLRAAGLGESDLQNLLDSRDTGPRWLIRAAMAGTILERRAPLGEQLPAGSAFGLLGRPSALWIQAHVREQDLTAFRLGQKVTFSVDGEALARTEGEVIWVSQYLEPDTRTGIVRARVTRPDPELRAHLFGRIQLQQPGGSSALLVSKDAVQWEGCCHIVFLQEAVDRYRPHKVAIDRGDRDHYMVRSGLAAGDLVVTDGSFLLKTELKKESLGAGCAGE; this is translated from the coding sequence ATGCGAAGAACATTGGCATACCTGGCGCTCATTTCGCTCGGAATCGTGATCGGCACGGGCCTTTCCGGGCTGTTTCGCGGCAATACGGTTAACATGCGCCCGGAAATCAGCGAAGCGCGCGCTATCGGGCAAGAGCCCAGGGCCGAGGAGGCTGCGCTGGACATCGCCGACCGTGGAACCGACTGGTGCGCCGAGCATCGCGTCCCGGAATCTGAGTGCACGAAGTGTAATCCGCAACTGGTCGACGTTTTCAGAGCGAACCACAACTGGTGCGGCGAGCATAATCTGCCCGAGTCGCACTGCCGTCAGTGCAATCCGTCATTGACGTTTCCGCAGGAACCGGTCGAAGTCGTGACTGCTGAGCCGGTGACCGCGACAGTTTTCTTCCCCGCCAACGAACCGGGCTGCACGTCGGATAAGGCGGTGATCCGCTTTGCTTCCCAACGTACAGCCGAGCGCGTTGGCCTCAAGGTCGAACCGGCGATGCCCGCTATGGCGGCGGCGGTTATGATTGAGGCTCCGGCGGAGATCGTGTTTGACGAAACCAGAACTGCGGCGGTTACTACCACCGTGCCCGCCACCGTCATCCGGTGGCTGGTAGATCCCGGGCAGCAGGTTGGCGAGGGACAGCCTCTGGCCGATGTGGAATCCCCTGAGGTGGCGCAGCTAAAGTCAGACTACCTGACCGCTCACGCCGACTGGACCCGCGACCAGCAGCAGTTAACACGCGCCCGAGAACTTGCCCTCAAAGATCTCATCAGCCAGTCCGAGCTCCAGGACGTTGAGGCGTCGGAGAAGGCGGCCTTGTCGGAGGTCAACGGCGCGGTGGGGCGGCTTCGTGCGGCAGGTCTGGGCGAATCCGACCTGCAAAACCTGCTGGATTCCCGCGATACCGGCCCCCGCTGGCTTATTCGCGCCGCCATGGCCGGTACTATCCTCGAGCGCCGCGCTCCCCTGGGCGAGCAACTGCCGGCCGGTTCGGCATTCGGACTGCTGGGCCGACCGAGCGCCCTCTGGATCCAGGCTCATGTCCGTGAACAGGACCTGACCGCTTTTCGCCTCGGTCAGAAGGTGACATTCTCGGTCGACGGTGAAGCGCTCGCTCGCACCGAGGGCGAGGTTATCTGGGTGTCGCAGTATCTCGAACCGGACACGCGCACCGGTATCGTTCGGGCCCGGGTGACGCGCCCCGATCCGGAACTGCGCGCTCATCTCTTCGGACGCATTCAGTTGCAGCAGCCGGGCGGTTCCTCGGCCTTGCTGGTCTCCAAGGATGCCGTGCAGTGGGAAGGCTGCTGCCACATTGTGTTTTTGCAGGAGGCGGTTGACCGCTATCGCCCGCACAAAGTGGCTATTGATCGCGGTGATCGTGACCATTATATGGTCCGCTCCGGACTCGCGGCGGGGGATCTGGTGGTAACCGACGGGAGCTTCCTGCTCAAGACTGAGCTGAAGAAAGAAAGTCTCGGCGCCGGCTGCGCCGGAGAGTAG
- a CDS encoding cytochrome c3 family protein, translating to MITTRLTSARTVRRRELTAHTVTIVLITLLSLPLKGEEPAVDDGSCLSCHEEYDAGLARTAHALGPTGSGKVWCVSCHEGGQIHLEDPTKDNITNPSRMVGAEARAVCSACHDAHKQLDDSGFDVHSQQQLNCASCHKVHGGSAALLLSDRAEFCRPCHEDVVGSMHRRSQHPVNQRAVTCLSCHSFVKRSDHGVAYDQARVCQSCHPVQSGPFPYEHPATSASLVEGGSCLECHAPHSSENDRLLRQPGAALCRQCHVEPPGHRNLPALHGFVRDIEDCFACHTGVHGSMTSHKLLDPMLQARLGSPQDCTQCHEL from the coding sequence ATGATCACAACTCGACTGACTTCCGCTCGGACCGTGCGCCGCCGTGAACTTACCGCGCACACGGTGACCATCGTTCTTATTACGCTCTTGTCTCTTCCACTTAAGGGCGAGGAACCGGCCGTTGATGACGGCAGCTGTCTTTCCTGCCACGAGGAATATGATGCCGGGTTAGCAAGAACTGCCCATGCACTCGGACCTACGGGCAGCGGCAAAGTCTGGTGTGTATCCTGTCATGAGGGTGGCCAGATACATTTAGAAGATCCGACTAAAGACAATATCACTAATCCGAGCCGGATGGTTGGCGCGGAAGCGCGGGCTGTATGCTCAGCCTGTCACGACGCCCACAAGCAGCTCGATGATTCTGGTTTCGACGTTCACTCCCAGCAGCAGCTTAACTGCGCCAGTTGCCACAAGGTGCATGGCGGATCGGCGGCGCTTCTGCTGAGCGATCGCGCCGAGTTTTGTCGACCCTGCCATGAAGATGTTGTCGGCTCGATGCATCGCCGCTCGCAACACCCGGTGAATCAGCGGGCTGTTACCTGTTTAAGTTGTCATAGCTTTGTCAAGAGGTCAGACCATGGTGTGGCCTATGACCAGGCGCGTGTTTGCCAGAGTTGTCATCCGGTCCAAAGCGGTCCGTTTCCGTACGAACATCCCGCAACGAGCGCGTCTCTGGTCGAAGGGGGCAGTTGCCTTGAGTGTCATGCGCCGCACAGCAGCGAGAATGACCGCTTGCTGCGCCAGCCCGGAGCGGCGCTGTGCAGACAGTGTCACGTCGAACCGCCGGGCCATCGCAATCTACCGGCCCTGCACGGATTCGTGCGCGATATCGAGGACTGTTTCGCATGTCACACCGGCGTACACGGTTCGATGACGAGTCACAAACTGCTTGACCCGATGCTGCAGGCCCGGCTGGGCAGCCCGCAGGATTGCACTCAGTGTCACGAACTATAA